In the genome of Candidatus Eisenbacteria bacterium, one region contains:
- a CDS encoding glycosyltransferase family 39 protein, whose translation MAFLVGGIYLVLGVGQVLSPSAEQIPLTGDSQSYLRTASGISHCITHPGWTIDHLFSGGFSPEEKQNLGFDGWILHHAPLYLIPLGISQAMGTGETGARIVTILFLALLGGFVFDLGRRLFSPLVGLCAALITLLDPATLLYGTAVLTEIPLAFLVVLIGWIFVRWVEQKNPRWSLILGLGFGLLYLGKITFRPLLPILVLMAAAYLWKRQDRVRLLVFLGLGLAIILIPWWLGLLSLDLPLNPVAESGEDMLWLFRGNNVHLQGWETVGAGDASTPELQQAVAEIAGQSDVLIRKAYQRALFLGIQHQPLQWAALVGRKLVLFWTHPAVKNYTSHPFWTMPPWLILFPLLILVACFGWLLSFDGPRRWIPAVPILYLSAAHALSHLVSRYNVPTLPIVYLYAAAAPWILLRAPWIGTWRKADWRPSAGWFLIGGTLAALALGFFTAHPLWRPSAADVRSLSWLASLFKALGLALAGWAGAWILKRSTHVGHRTPWGLISGGILGGILILSWRGSDPDWDLFSVRLEKSGDRVVQRIAIPHTLPLSRIESGHLEIDMLRSISSEFTLEVWVNGRLAHTYNGGLGAEPYDFTLSPLVHGYQERYLRIIETLTDHMEGDLEPRYKDRNPGLDAYRRWVRVPLEPGDYMGRDTLSVSLVLQRAGPGAYIEIFGDQVMESSPGRVLRGPAFFTNAYLLSNYRFRVLAGDRREADVRLTTDIPLDSSWSESSFWKGDRPSRDLSRDFGVQRGEYRIRLRLRMPGRYVWREEKGQPRLKWIANPTAEDRNPTGEEVRQKMIYIQGYFDGFATL comes from the coding sequence ATGGCCTTCCTCGTGGGGGGGATCTATCTCGTCCTGGGCGTTGGACAGGTTCTCTCTCCATCGGCCGAACAGATCCCACTTACCGGCGATTCCCAAAGCTACCTCCGGACCGCTTCCGGCATCTCGCATTGTATAACCCACCCCGGCTGGACCATCGACCATCTCTTCAGCGGCGGTTTCAGTCCCGAGGAGAAACAGAACCTCGGTTTTGACGGATGGATCCTGCATCATGCCCCGCTCTATCTCATTCCCTTGGGGATCTCCCAGGCCATGGGGACGGGAGAGACCGGCGCCCGCATCGTCACCATTCTTTTTCTCGCCCTCCTCGGCGGGTTTGTCTTCGATTTGGGGCGGAGACTTTTCTCCCCACTCGTCGGCCTTTGCGCGGCGCTCATCACTCTTCTCGATCCGGCCACGCTGCTCTACGGAACGGCCGTCCTCACCGAAATCCCCCTCGCCTTCCTCGTCGTCCTCATTGGATGGATCTTTGTCCGCTGGGTTGAACAAAAAAATCCGCGCTGGTCTCTGATTCTGGGTCTGGGCTTCGGACTGCTTTATCTCGGCAAGATTACGTTTCGACCTCTTCTTCCCATCCTGGTTCTAATGGCCGCCGCCTATCTCTGGAAACGGCAGGACAGGGTGCGGCTGCTGGTTTTTCTTGGATTGGGTCTCGCGATCATCCTGATCCCATGGTGGCTTGGCCTGCTATCGCTCGATCTGCCGCTCAATCCGGTCGCCGAGAGCGGCGAGGATATGCTGTGGCTCTTCCGTGGGAATAATGTACACCTGCAGGGCTGGGAGACGGTGGGAGCCGGCGATGCCTCCACGCCGGAGCTTCAGCAGGCGGTGGCGGAGATCGCCGGTCAGAGCGATGTGCTCATACGAAAGGCGTATCAGCGGGCCCTCTTTCTTGGTATTCAACATCAGCCACTTCAATGGGCGGCGCTGGTGGGGCGCAAACTTGTCCTCTTCTGGACCCATCCGGCGGTTAAAAATTATACGTCGCATCCCTTCTGGACGATGCCGCCTTGGCTGATCCTTTTCCCGCTTCTGATCCTCGTCGCCTGTTTCGGCTGGCTCCTTTCCTTTGATGGACCAAGGCGGTGGATCCCGGCTGTTCCCATCCTTTATCTCTCCGCCGCGCATGCCTTGTCACATCTTGTCTCCCGATACAATGTGCCGACGCTTCCCATTGTCTATCTTTATGCCGCCGCGGCGCCCTGGATCCTGCTGCGGGCGCCATGGATCGGCACCTGGCGGAAGGCGGATTGGAGACCCTCGGCCGGATGGTTTCTCATCGGCGGGACCCTCGCCGCCTTGGCCCTTGGATTTTTCACGGCCCATCCTCTATGGCGTCCCTCGGCGGCCGATGTTCGGTCTCTCTCCTGGCTCGCATCACTCTTCAAGGCCCTGGGATTGGCCCTGGCCGGCTGGGCCGGGGCTTGGATTCTGAAGAGATCCACTCATGTCGGTCACCGGACCCCTTGGGGATTGATCTCAGGTGGAATCCTGGGGGGGATCCTGATTCTGTCGTGGAGGGGGAGCGATCCCGATTGGGATCTATTTTCCGTGCGCTTGGAGAAATCCGGCGATCGTGTGGTTCAAAGGATAGCCATTCCGCATACGCTGCCTCTTTCCCGGATCGAGAGCGGACATCTGGAGATCGATATGCTGCGATCGATCTCCTCGGAATTCACGCTGGAAGTCTGGGTCAATGGGCGGTTGGCGCATACTTATAATGGTGGCCTGGGCGCGGAGCCCTATGATTTCACCCTGAGTCCGCTGGTGCATGGTTATCAGGAGCGCTATCTCCGCATTATCGAAACATTGACCGATCATATGGAAGGGGATTTGGAGCCCCGGTATAAGGACCGCAATCCCGGTCTGGATGCCTATCGCCGCTGGGTCAGGGTCCCCCTGGAACCCGGTGATTATATGGGGCGGGATACGCTGAGTGTCAGCCTTGTCCTACAACGGGCGGGCCCCGGCGCCTATATCGAGATTTTTGGGGATCAGGTGATGGAATCGAGCCCGGGCCGTGTTCTGAGGGGGCCGGCCTTTTTCACCAACGCCTACCTCTTGTCGAATTATCGCTTCCGCGTTCTGGCCGGCGACCGGCGGGAGGCCGATGTCCGGCTGACGACGGATATCCCGCTCGACAGCTCCTGGTCCGAGTCCTCATTCTGGAAGGGGGATAGACCGAGCCGCGACCTCTCCCGGGATTTCGGAGTTCAGCGGGGGGAATACCGAATACGCCTCCGCTTAAGAATGCCGGGGAGATATGTTTGGAGGGAAGAGAAGGGGCAACCGCGGCTGAAATGGATCGCTAATCCCACAGCGGAGGACCGCAATCCGACCGGTGAGGAGGTGCGTCAGAAGATGATATACATCCAGGGTTATTTTGATGGGTTTGCGACGCTTTAA